One Littorina saxatilis isolate snail1 linkage group LG10, US_GU_Lsax_2.0, whole genome shotgun sequence DNA window includes the following coding sequences:
- the LOC138977847 gene encoding glycosyltransferase family 92 protein F13G3.3-like — translation MQLIQQVETSRMFGVEHFVFYVHSVSHSVLAALEYYKQVGVAEVQDWQYPPQMGDGVYFHQKTAVHDCLYRHTRTSRYLLFGDADEIFVPRSTGHLLPLLTSQFSEKPQCGSLQFLNTFYDINPHSKYDASALPDIGFIRHHNMTVLLRQERLNEIWPPRARSKLAVIPSRIQLLHVHFTSKFRGDYQECPLPSHQGLLQHYRTGLPGSLNKEHRPKALGFLPDPYLVNFAASIVRRVKTVLNDLGALGPDFNI, via the exons ATGCAGCTGATTCAACAGGTGGAGACAAGTCGTATGTTTGGCGTGGAACACTTCGTCTTCTACGTGCATTCAGTATCCCACTCCGTTCTGGCCGCGTTGGAGTATTATAAACAG GTGGGCGTGGCGGAAGTGCAGGACTGGCAGTACCCTCCACAAATGGGCGATGGCGTGTACTTTCATCAGAAGACGGCGGTACATGACTGCCTCTACAGACACACGCGCACTTCAAGGTATCTTCTGTTCGGAGATGCTGACGAGATCTTCGTTCCCAG GTCCACCGGTCATCTTCTGCCCTTGCTGACGTCACAGTTTTCCGAGAAGCCACAGTGTGGCTCGCTACAGTTCCTCAACACGTTCTACGACATCAACCCGCACAGCAAATATGACGCCAGCGCTCTGCCCGACATCGGCTTTATACGTCACCACAACATGACGGTGTTACTGCGCCAGGAAAGACTGAATGAGATCTGGCCACCTCgggcacg ATCCAAACTGGCAGTGATCCCGTCTCGCATACAACTGCTGCACGTGCACTTCACCAGCAAGTTTCGCGGAGACTACCAGGAATGTCCTCTGCCCTCACATCAGGGACTGCTTCAACACTACCGCACTGGTTTACCTGGTTCGCTCAATAAGGAGCACAGACCCAAGGCACTTGGGTTCCTCCCCGATCCATACCTTGTCAACTTTGCTGCGTCTATTGTGAGGAGAGTCAAGACTGTTCTAAACGATCTGGGCGCTTTGGGGCCCGATTTCAATATCTGA